The nucleotide sequence GGCCCGCGCGGGCGGTGGGGGCGAAGAACGCGGTATGGGACTCGCCGAGGAGATGGTTGAACGCCTTCACCCGGACGTGGGGCGGCGCCGGCGTGTCGGTGAGGACCACGTCCACGGTATGCGTGGCGAGCTGGGTCAGCAGGTGGTCCGTGTTCTCCTCCCGGCAGATCAGGCGCACCGAGTCGTCCTCCCTGATCAGGGGCTCGAGCAGCCGGCAGACGATGAGCTTCGGCACCGCGTTGGACACGCCCACCGTGAGCGGCACGGCGCGCCCCACGTGCCCCTGCTTGATGGCGTCCACGAGATCGCGCCCGATGCCGAAGAGTTCGTCGGCGTAGTGGAAGGCCACGCGGCCCGTGTCCGTCAGGACGAGGGTTCGGCCCTTCCGCTCGAACAGCTTGACGTTCAAGGCTTCCTCGAGGAGCTTGATTTGCGCCGACACGGTCGGCAGCGACAGCCGGAGGCGTTCGGACGCCTTCGACACGCTCCCCTCCTTGGCCGTCATCCAGAAGTAGTGGAGGTGGTGGTAGTTCAGCCAGTCCATGCGGGCGCCTCGTCGATTAGGGAGAACCTCACATTAGAGTCGGAAGAATCTATTTGTCCATACCTCGACCGGCCACGTACGCTTCGGGCCGATGCAACGGCGGCACCGCGACGCTCACGCCCCCCGCCGGGTGGCCGGCCGGGTCCGGACGGCCGTGGCCGTGCTGCTCCTCTGGCTGGGGCCCGCCGCGGCCGCCCGCGCCCAGGGCTCGCCCGACGGGCAGCTGTGGTTCCAGGCCCTTGCGATCGGGCAGCTCTCCGAAGCCTGGCGGGCGCACCTCGAGGGGCAGCCCCGGGTCTTCGACTCCGCCTCGGAGCTGGGCCTGACGATCGTCCGTGGCGCCGTCGGCCGCCGACTGGGCGCGCGCAGCGTGCTGTGGGCGGGCTACGCCTGGGTGCCCCGCACCTTCGGCCCGGGCGTCCGCCACGAGACCCGTGTCTGGCAGCAGTTCACGGCCAGCGCGCCGCCGGTCGCCGGCTGGACCGCCTCGACCCGCCTCAGGCTCGAACAGCGCAGGCTCGACCCGTGGGACGGCACGTCCCACCGGCTCCGCATCCTGGGCCGCGCCCAGCGCCGGTTCGGCGCCAGCCCCTGGGGCTTCGGCTTCTACAACGAGACGATGCTCACGCTGGACGACACCGCCCGGGGACCGGAGCGCGGGTTCGACAGGAACCGCTTCTACACCGGCGTCCTGCGGCAGCTCTCACCCACCTTCAGCACCGAGCTCGGCTACATCTGGGAGCATGCCGCCACCGGCGGACCGGGCCGCCGCGACGACCACGCCCTCATGAGCGTCGTGAACATCGCGTTCTCGCGGCGATAGCCGTCGCCTGTCGACGCCGCCTCTGACGGCCCGGGGGTTCATGCCCTCGACGGGCCGCGCGGTCTCCCTCAGGCACGCCCCGCCCACTGGCGGATCTGGTCGATGGTCGCGGTGGCGCCGCCGCACACGACCATCAGGACGGTCTCGAATGGGGCCAGCGCGTCGTTGGCCTCGTAGGCGAGGGCCAGGCTGGCGCCGCAGGCGGGCTCCACGAGAATCCGATGGTCGGCGAGGAACCGCTCGCACGCGTCCAGGGCCGAGCGGTCGCTGACGAGCACGTGCTGGATGGGCCGCTCTCGCCACCACTCCACGGCGCGGGCGCACACCCGCTTGGCGCCGAGCGAGGTCGCCACGCTGGCGATCCGATCGATGGCGACCGGATGGCCCGCCGCGATGCCCGCCGCGAACGACGCCGCGCCGTCGGTCTCCACCGAGACGATCGGCACGTGGTCCCATCCCTGCCGCCGCAGGCCCGCCGCCACGCCGCAGAGCAGGCCCCCGCCGCCCACCGACAGCACGACGGCGTCTGGCGCGAGGCCCGCCCGCGCCACCTCGTCGATCATCGAGGCGTGTCCGTCCCAGATCAGGGGATCGTCGAATGGATGGATGTAGGCGTCGGCGGCGCCCACCTGCGATGTGGCTCGCTCGTCCGCCTCCTGCCACGACGCGCCGTGCACGATGACGTCGGCGCCTTCCCGCCGCAGGAGCGCGAGTGCGGTCTCCGTGGTGGTCTCGGGCACGACCACCGTGACCGGCACGGCCAGTTGGCGCCCGGCATGCGCCACTGCCAGGCCGGCATTGCCTCCGGACGACGTGACGAACCGGGCGGCACCGCGCTGGTGATGCGCCTCGCACGCCCGACCGATGCCCCGCATCTTGAACGAGCCGGACGGCTGGAGGGCATCGAGCTTGAGCCAGATGGCGCGTCCGGCCGCGAGGCTCAGAGGACGGGAGGCGACGAGGGGCGTGTCGAGATGCAGCGGCATCGGGCGTGTCCGGCGGCGGCCGGACGACCATTCTGACAGGGACGCCTCCCGCCCGCGTCCAGGCGGTGCCGCCAGGTCGGCGGCCGACGGCGCCTGTCCGCCGTGGTGGGCGACTACGCGAGCCGAGCGCCGAGGCCGGTCGACGGCGCCTCCGTCGGATTCACCGGGCCGGTGGGTGGCGCATCGAGGCGGCGGCGCACGATCGACAGCAGCCGCTCGATCCGGTACGGCTTGTCCAGGAAATCCACGCCCGGCACCAGGGAGACGGACCCGGCCGAGACCTCGCGGCTGTACCCGCTCGTGTAGACGATCCGCAGGTCGGGCCGATCGCTGGCCAGGCGCTTCGCGAGCGCGAAGCCCGTCATGCCGCCGGGCATCACGAGGTCCGTCATCAGGAGGGCGATCTCGTCCCGGTGCGCCGTCCAGACGTCGAGCGCCTCCACGCCGGAGCCCGCCGTCAGCACGCGGTAACCGTGGCGGCGCAGGACGCGCGCCGCCAGGTCACGGACCGCCCCTTCATCCTCCACCACGAGCACGCACTCGGCCCGTCCCCCTGGCAGGACCTCCGCGGCAGCGGGGGCGGCGGCCGCCTTCGCCGACTGGGCGCCTGCCGGCACGTACACGTGGAAGGCGGTGCCCTCCGTCGACGACTCGACGGCGACGTCTCCGCCGTGCTGCTTGACGATGCCGTACACCGTGGCCAGGCCGAGCCCGGTGCCCTTGCCGGCCTCCTTCGTCGTGAAGAACGGCTCGAAGATGCGCGGCAACACGTCCGGCGCGATGCCCGTGCCGGTGTCGCGCACGGACAGGCAGGCGAACTCCCCCGCGCCGAGATGGGCCGGCCTGAGGGGATCGGGCGAACGGGCGCCGCTCAGCCGGGTCGTGATGTGCAGGTCCCCGCCGTGCGGCATGGCATCGCGCGCGTTGACGGCGAGGTTGAGGAGCACCTGCTCCATCATTCCTTGATCGGCGCGAATCAGCGGGAGCCGCGGCGCGAACTCGGCCTTGAGCGCGACGTCCTCTCCCAGGATGCGCTGCAGCATCCGCGTCATGTTGCCGAGCACGGCGTTCAGGTCGAGCTCGGCCTGCTGCATCACCTGCTTCCGGCTGAACAGCAGGAGCTGCCTGGTCAGGTTCGCGGCACGCTCCGACGCGCCGATGATCTCGCGCACCTCCGCGCCGCCGGCCGATTCGTCGAGCAGTTGCGTGGCGTTCCCGAGGATCACCGTCAGGATGTTGTTGAAGTCGTGCGCCACGCCGCCGGCCAGGCGGCCGATGGCTTCCATCTTCTGCGCCTGGCGCAGCTCCGTCTCGAGGAGGTGGCGATCCGTGACGTCGAGCAACGTGCCGTACCACTGCGTGCTGCCATCCGGTTGACGCGCCGGCATGGCGCGGCCTTCCAGCCAGCGCGTGGAACCCGCCGGGTGCTGGTAGCGCAACTCCTCCACCAGCGGCGTGCCATCGGCGGCCGAGTGACGAATCGCCGCCATGATTCTGGGCCGGTCGTCCGGGTGGATGAGCGACATCGCCGGGCCGGCGTCCCTGTCGAGGCCGTCGGCGCCCACGCCGAACATCTCCTCGAACCGGGCGCTGACGTAGGGGAACGACATCTGGCCGTCCGCGCCGAGGCGGAAGGTGAACATCGCCGTCGGCGACATCGCCGCGAGCGCCGACAGCCGCGTCTCGAGGGCCAGGCGGTCCTGGATGGCGGCCTCGGCCCGCTTGCGGTCGGTGATGTCGTGGATCGCGCCGCGCAGCAGGACGACCTTGCCGTCCCTGGAGACCGGACGGCCGCTGGTCCTGACCCACTT is from Vicinamibacterales bacterium and encodes:
- the nhaR gene encoding transcriptional activator NhaR, which encodes MDWLNYHHLHYFWMTAKEGSVSKASERLRLSLPTVSAQIKLLEEALNVKLFERKGRTLVLTDTGRVAFHYADELFGIGRDLVDAIKQGHVGRAVPLTVGVSNAVPKLIVCRLLEPLIREDDSVRLICREENTDHLLTQLATHTVDVVLTDTPAPPHVRVKAFNHLLGESHTAFFAPTARAGRLRRRFPQCLKDLPMVVPASSTALRRDLESWFDRIRVRPRIVGEFEDPALMKSFGAEAGLAFPAPAAIERDVCRVYGVAAFGRTELVRERYYAISAERRVKHPAVRAITTTARDGLFA
- a CDS encoding DUF2490 domain-containing protein; this translates as MQRRHRDAHAPRRVAGRVRTAVAVLLLWLGPAAAARAQGSPDGQLWFQALAIGQLSEAWRAHLEGQPRVFDSASELGLTIVRGAVGRRLGARSVLWAGYAWVPRTFGPGVRHETRVWQQFTASAPPVAGWTASTRLRLEQRRLDPWDGTSHRLRILGRAQRRFGASPWGFGFYNETMLTLDDTARGPERGFDRNRFYTGVLRQLSPTFSTELGYIWEHAATGGPGRRDDHALMSVVNIAFSRR
- a CDS encoding pyridoxal-phosphate dependent enzyme, yielding MPLHLDTPLVASRPLSLAAGRAIWLKLDALQPSGSFKMRGIGRACEAHHQRGAARFVTSSGGNAGLAVAHAGRQLAVPVTVVVPETTTETALALLRREGADVIVHGASWQEADERATSQVGAADAYIHPFDDPLIWDGHASMIDEVARAGLAPDAVVLSVGGGGLLCGVAAGLRRQGWDHVPIVSVETDGAASFAAGIAAGHPVAIDRIASVATSLGAKRVCARAVEWWRERPIQHVLVSDRSALDACERFLADHRILVEPACGASLALAYEANDALAPFETVLMVVCGGATATIDQIRQWAGRA
- a CDS encoding PAS domain-containing protein, encoding MTHQARLRRLHEATRRSRQRSLAAVLSSALLCGAMVWFSFEQRHALGHGLEALAALRTARADLARGAVDVALAAPGSAYDANQGLVRITQAVEAVARAEAALHRPPDPGGGLADVRRGVSVLQHQLRAGGTHGADAETALMALVSTLDRHAAAVDAGMRDELAEATRRADTTFLIALVAALILLASMAAVIVAAERGQLAIFADWREADREIVAVFDSLPALIWFKDRNDRLRRVNALAASVAGLPIDDMEGRQAADVIAAEAARTAADDRAILEGGVAQIGSLEELPMPAGQRRWYRIDRVPYTGADGSTDGLLVVARDVTDLKRTDDALLEERNRLAALAAAAPTVLHSFREGPDGSYCFPYASPKIVEIYGLTPVALAVDASQAAALWHPEDRARIVDTIDASKRAMTPWREEFRVIHPVKGEIWVEGHSVPFADPDGGVTWHGAITDVTERRRVQQALEDRDELLEQTGQIAQIGGWELDPATGRGRWTSEVARIHDLDPSAAPSLEMGLDFYPGEARGQVAAAVEGALAGTPYDIEVPFVSARGVAKWVRTSGRPVSRDGKVVLLRGAIHDITDRKRAEAAIQDRLALETRLSALAAMSPTAMFTFRLGADGQMSFPYVSARFEEMFGVGADGLDRDAGPAMSLIHPDDRPRIMAAIRHSAADGTPLVEELRYQHPAGSTRWLEGRAMPARQPDGSTQWYGTLLDVTDRHLLETELRQAQKMEAIGRLAGGVAHDFNNILTVILGNATQLLDESAGGAEVREIIGASERAANLTRQLLLFSRKQVMQQAELDLNAVLGNMTRMLQRILGEDVALKAEFAPRLPLIRADQGMMEQVLLNLAVNARDAMPHGGDLHITTRLSGARSPDPLRPAHLGAGEFACLSVRDTGTGIAPDVLPRIFEPFFTTKEAGKGTGLGLATVYGIVKQHGGDVAVESSTEGTAFHVYVPAGAQSAKAAAAPAAAEVLPGGRAECVLVVEDEGAVRDLAARVLRRHGYRVLTAGSGVEALDVWTAHRDEIALLMTDLVMPGGMTGFALAKRLASDRPDLRIVYTSGYSREVSAGSVSLVPGVDFLDKPYRIERLLSIVRRRLDAPPTGPVNPTEAPSTGLGARLA